One stretch of Hoeflea sp. 108 DNA includes these proteins:
- a CDS encoding polysaccharide deacetylase family protein — MKALIRSALAELAATAGVLRYAERSLRNTLTVLCYHRVLPEEQRKAYHDPDLVVTPEVFRAHCRLLAERYTVERLDVALSKWQSGDRPARPLAAITFDDGYRDNFRYAAPILNEFGLRGTFYVIAGLVDSEELPWYDTMGAAWRMLATADEPTAKQVLAEAKGLSPQERAAWVERLRSRAGELPIVDDDHIMTSAQVRALADAGHEIGSHTMTHPLLPQCDDATLAIEIDRSRRILADLCGREIVGLCYPNGDSDDRVHREVVVAGYGYATSLQPGTNEPPTFDKLRVRRWFINQDRLAARDGSASDALLRMELSGVSQRLFARKRAA; from the coding sequence ATGAAGGCATTGATCAGGAGCGCTCTGGCGGAGCTTGCGGCGACGGCTGGAGTGTTGCGCTATGCCGAGCGCTCTTTGCGTAACACGCTGACTGTGTTGTGCTATCACCGGGTTCTGCCGGAGGAGCAGCGCAAGGCATATCACGATCCGGATCTCGTGGTGACGCCGGAGGTGTTTCGCGCCCACTGTCGACTGCTTGCGGAGCGCTACACGGTCGAGCGGCTGGATGTTGCACTTTCGAAGTGGCAGAGCGGCGACAGGCCGGCGCGGCCGCTTGCGGCGATCACCTTCGACGACGGCTACCGTGACAACTTTCGCTATGCAGCGCCGATCCTCAATGAATTTGGCCTGCGGGGGACCTTCTATGTCATTGCCGGCCTCGTCGATAGCGAGGAGCTGCCCTGGTACGATACGATGGGGGCTGCCTGGCGCATGTTGGCGACGGCGGATGAGCCGACAGCCAAGCAGGTGCTTGCCGAGGCCAAGGGGCTTTCCCCGCAGGAGAGGGCAGCCTGGGTTGAACGTCTGCGCAGCCGCGCCGGTGAACTCCCCATCGTCGATGACGACCACATCATGACGTCGGCCCAGGTCAGGGCTCTTGCCGATGCGGGTCACGAGATTGGCTCGCACACGATGACCCACCCGTTGCTGCCTCAATGCGATGACGCCACCCTGGCGATCGAGATCGACAGGTCTCGAAGAATTCTGGCCGATCTTTGCGGCCGAGAGATTGTCGGCCTCTGCTATCCGAACGGGGACAGCGACGATCGCGTTCACCGCGAAGTGGTGGTGGCGGGCTACGGCTACGCGACGTCGCTGCAGCCCGGGACGAACGAACCGCCGACATTCGATAAATTGCGAGTAAGGCGCTGGTTCATAAACCAGGATCGGCTTGCCGCCCGCGACGGGAGCGCATCGGACGCCCTTCTTCGCATGGAATTGAGCGGCGTGTCGCAACGGCTGTTTGCAAGGAAAAGGGCAGCATGA
- a CDS encoding glycosyltransferase — protein sequence MRVAYLASRYPALSHTFITNEILGVEALGVKVLRFSVRQAKPGDILGDVAAAEAAKTRWLVPPPILAIVKAFLWALLTRPLRLFSALFDAVVTPPGTKQKLKWLAYAGEAVLLAWWMVRDGAHHLHCHFGNSGSNTAAIAARLAGIPFSITFHGIDLDEPEIFRHADKLRDCAFAVCISDFGKAQLLRSSAEAFDDKVHVVRCGYLVPDEDDLAPLPHANRMVCVARLSEEKGHRILLEALQMLRMRGRAFHCTLVGGGPLAAEIAAQIEQSQLNDVVTMAGARAPSEVSGFVQRADMAVLASFGEGIPMALIEALSMRRPVVATSVGGIPELVRDGENGRLVPSGDPVALADAIDAMLADYDALQVMGNTGRGVVLANHDPKLAARRMRDLFAASAGAE from the coding sequence ATGAGAGTAGCCTACCTCGCCAGCCGCTATCCGGCCTTGAGCCACACATTCATCACCAACGAAATCCTTGGCGTGGAAGCCCTCGGCGTGAAGGTGCTGCGCTTTTCGGTTCGGCAGGCCAAGCCTGGCGATATTCTTGGCGATGTCGCCGCGGCCGAGGCCGCCAAGACGCGCTGGCTCGTTCCACCTCCGATCCTTGCCATAGTCAAAGCCTTTCTGTGGGCTCTGCTGACGCGGCCATTGCGGCTGTTTTCGGCGCTGTTCGATGCCGTTGTTACGCCGCCCGGCACCAAGCAGAAGCTCAAATGGCTGGCCTATGCGGGCGAAGCGGTTCTGTTGGCATGGTGGATGGTGCGCGACGGTGCCCACCACCTGCATTGCCACTTCGGCAATTCTGGATCCAATACGGCAGCGATAGCGGCCAGGCTTGCCGGCATTCCATTCAGCATCACCTTCCACGGCATCGATCTCGACGAGCCGGAAATCTTTCGTCATGCCGACAAGCTGCGCGACTGTGCCTTTGCTGTCTGTATCAGCGACTTCGGCAAGGCCCAGCTCTTGCGCAGCAGCGCTGAAGCCTTTGACGACAAGGTGCATGTCGTCCGCTGCGGCTACCTTGTGCCCGATGAAGATGATCTGGCACCGCTGCCGCATGCGAACCGGATGGTGTGCGTTGCACGTCTTTCGGAGGAAAAGGGCCATCGTATCCTGCTCGAAGCGCTTCAGATGCTGCGCATGAGAGGGCGGGCATTTCATTGCACGCTTGTTGGCGGAGGCCCGTTGGCGGCGGAGATTGCAGCGCAGATCGAGCAGTCCCAGCTCAACGATGTGGTGACCATGGCAGGTGCGCGCGCGCCCAGCGAAGTCTCGGGCTTCGTGCAGCGGGCGGACATGGCGGTGCTGGCAAGTTTTGGCGAGGGCATTCCCATGGCGCTTATCGAAGCGCTGTCGATGCGCCGTCCGGTCGTCGCGACGTCGGTGGGCGGTATTCCTGAACTCGTCCGCGACGGCGAAAATGGCCGTCTCGTACCTTCAGGCGATCCTGTCGCGCTTGCCGATGCGATCGACGCCATGCTTGCCGATTACGATGCCTTGCAGGTGATGGGAAATACCGGGCGAGGGGTGGTGCTTGCCAACCATGATCCCAAGCTTGCGGCAAGGCGCATGCGGGATCTCTTCGCGGCTTCGGCTGGTGCCGAATGA